The following DNA comes from Desulfovibrio sp. TomC.
CGCCGCTGACCGCGATAAGGGCCGTGGCTCCGCCCGGGGGATGGAGGGTGCCGGTGGCGTGCATGAGGGCAATGGCCAACGCCACGGCCAGGGCGCAGACCAGCCACTGGGGTCCCGGCACGGCCAGCCCGACGCTGACCCCGACCAGAGCCGAAACGACATGGCCGCCGATCAGGTTTCGCGGCTGGGCCAGCGGGCTTTTGGGCGCGCCGTAGAGGAGCACCGCCGAGGCCCCGAAGGAGCCGAGCAGCATGGTCAGGCCGGCTGGATCGGCCACGCGCTGGTGCAGCCAGGCAACCGCCCCGATGCCGCCTGCGGCCCCGAGAAACGACCAGACGATTTCCGCCGCGCCGACCCGGGGCGGGCTGGTCCCGGCCCCGCGCATTTTGGCAAAAAAGTTCATAAGCCGCACTCCCCGGGCGCCCCCGGCAGGAACCGACCACATCGGCCCGGCTGACCAGGCCGCACAGGCCGTTGGCGTCGACCACAGGCAGGCGGTTGCAGCCTTTCGCGGCCATGAGGGCCGCCGCCTGGCTGCGCGGCGTGTCCGGGCCGATGACCACGGCCGGGCTGGTCATGAGGGCCGAGACCGGGGCGTCGCCCGGAGGCGGGGCCGGCGCTGGGGCCGAGCAATCGGCCGGGGCCAGAAGCCGGGCGGCCAGGGCGGCCGGGCTGGCGTCGCCGGGCAGAGCGAGCAGGCGCAGCAGATCCTTGACTGATACGACGCCGACCACTGTCCGGCCGGA
Coding sequences within:
- a CDS encoding HPP family protein; its protein translation is MNFFAKMRGAGTSPPRVGAAEIVWSFLGAAGGIGAVAWLHQRVADPAGLTMLLGSFGASAVLLYGAPKSPLAQPRNLIGGHVVSALVGVSVGLAVPGPQWLVCALAVALAIALMHATGTLHPPGGATALIAVSGGPKIAALGYLYVLFPVLSGALVMLAVALVAVNAAPTRRYPEYWL